The Mucilaginibacter mallensis genome has a segment encoding these proteins:
- a CDS encoding winged helix-turn-helix transcriptional regulator, with the protein MLTEEIIEKKVELDCDCSILGSISIISGKWKPVIIWMLLSGPKRFGELHKTIEGIALKVLSRHLKELEADGIINRKVYAEVPPKVEYTLTEKGMSLNDVMQLLAEWGKKNNS; encoded by the coding sequence ATGTTAACAGAAGAAATAATTGAAAAAAAAGTAGAGCTGGATTGTGATTGCTCGATATTAGGATCAATCAGCATCATAAGCGGCAAGTGGAAACCTGTTATTATCTGGATGTTATTATCAGGCCCAAAGCGATTTGGTGAGCTTCATAAAACAATTGAAGGTATAGCACTAAAGGTATTATCCAGGCATTTAAAAGAGTTGGAAGCTGACGGTATCATCAATAGGAAAGTATATGCCGAAGTACCGCCAAAGGTGGAATATACACTTACTGAAAAGGGCATGTCACTCAACGACGTGATGCAGCTATTAGCAGAATGGGGTAAAAAGAATAATAGCTGA